The genomic segment TCAAATAAACCTTTGATTTCAGGGTAGATAGCACATTTTGAACCCATTTATCCATCTTCATTTCATGAATTTCACGTGCATGAAAAATTTTTACATTTTTAGCTTCTTTTATATACTCAGATTCTTCTTTTGAATAACTCCTTATTCCTACTTCGGTGACAGGTAGTCCGCACTCAGAAACTCTTCTCATAACACATGCGTGGTTAAACTTAGTGCCTTCATATGAGTCTCTAAGATCACAGTGTGCGTCAATATTAAGTACGGAAAAGTCCCCGAACTTTTTCTTGTGCGCCTGGACTGCACCAAATGTTATAGAGTGTTCTCCTCCGAGGGTAATAATAAACTTATCTTTATCCAAGAGTTCACTGCAAACTGAGCTTAGCGATTCTACCATCTCCTTGGGATCAACATTAGTTTCTAGCTCAGGCATTGTATGGATACCAATTTCATAGGGTTCAATTCCAAGCTCGTCATCATACAGCTCTAAAGACCTTGAAGCATATATAATTGAATTTGGTCCTTTTGAAGTGCCTCTTCCAAACGAAACGGTGCGTTCATAGGGAACTGGTAATATGACGACTTTGGAATTTTCAAAGTCAGATTCCTCGGGTTCAAGACCTAAAAAATTAAATGGAAGATAATTTGCATTGCTCATCGGAATGGAAAATTTAACCCAAAAAATTACTAATGGCTAGATATTGTGCAGATATATTAATTCATTTATTTAAAAATAGTTTTTCAAAGGTTACAATTAAACCAGGTAATGAAATGACAGACACTCCGCACTACCTTCATCATAGAAAGAGATTAAGAGAGCGTTTTCACAAAGCAGGGGCTCAAGCTATGCATGACTATGAGCTGCTTGAGCTGTTACTTACTTTCTCAATTCCCAGAAGGGATGTTAAGCCTGTTGCAAAGAAACTGATAGAAACTTTTGGCAGCCTCTCTGGAGTTTTAGATGCAGAGCAAAAAGAGCTTGAAAATGTCAGCGGTGTTGGAGCTATGTCTGCTTCGCTTATCCGTCTTGTAAAAGAGCTCTATTTAAGCTATTTGGATGAGAGCATGAAAAACCAGGATGCGCTTTCATCTCCTGAAGCGGTTATAGAGTTTTGCAGGATTAAACTCTCCGGGCTGCGAAATGAAGCATTCATGGTGATTTATATAAATGTAAAAAATGAGGTTATAGATTACGCACTACTACAGGAGGGAACTTTAGACAGCGTTGCGGTATATCCAAGAAAAATTGTTGAGACTGCTCTTTCTCATCATGCATCGGGCGTTATACTTGTTCATAACCATCCAAGTGGCAACCCTATGCCTTCAAAAGAAGACAAGATTCTGACAAAAGAAATAACAGATGCAGCCTATGCTCTAGATATCAGGGTGCTGGATCATCTTATTGTTGGAAGGGAGGGATACTTTAGTTTTATGGAGAATGATCTTATTGCAATAAATAAATAATTAGACGCTCCTAATTTGTAAAATACATGGTATATTATCCGCTTAATTAACATATCAATTTTGACAGAATACTAATATGTAATAAAAGCAGGATATAAATGACTGATACAACTAACGAAACTCCAGAACCTAAAAAGAAGGGCGAATCCCTAAGCGTATTAAGGTTTATATTGACCTATGTCATATTGATGGGCGCATTTTTCCTACTCATCGGCCTTGAGCCCGTAAAGCAAGTACTGGATATAAACGGCGGATACTCAGAGGCGATTGTTGTAATGACAGCCAAGATTTTGGAGCTATTTGGTATCAATTCAACATATAACGGAACACTAATTAACCTTCCTTCTATTACGCTTGATGTAGCTTTTGGGTGTAATGG from the Thermodesulfobacteriota bacterium genome contains:
- the speB gene encoding agmatinase; the protein is MSNANYLPFNFLGLEPEESDFENSKVVILPVPYERTVSFGRGTSKGPNSIIYASRSLELYDDELGIEPYEIGIHTMPELETNVDPKEMVESLSSVCSELLDKDKFIITLGGEHSITFGAVQAHKKKFGDFSVLNIDAHCDLRDSYEGTKFNHACVMRRVSECGLPVTEVGIRSYSKEESEYIKEAKNVKIFHAREIHEMKMDKWVQNVLSTLKSKVYLSIDMDGFDPSIVPGTGTPEPGGLDWSQVIRLITEVFCSCEVVGMDIVELSPIAGITGPDVLAAKLAYKSVGYKFKKSFG
- the radC gene encoding DNA repair protein RadC yields the protein MTDTPHYLHHRKRLRERFHKAGAQAMHDYELLELLLTFSIPRRDVKPVAKKLIETFGSLSGVLDAEQKELENVSGVGAMSASLIRLVKELYLSYLDESMKNQDALSSPEAVIEFCRIKLSGLRNEAFMVIYINVKNEVIDYALLQEGTLDSVAVYPRKIVETALSHHASGVILVHNHPSGNPMPSKEDKILTKEITDAAYALDIRVLDHLIVGREGYFSFMENDLIAINK
- the xrtH gene encoding exosortase H, producing MTDTTNETPEPKKKGESLSVLRFILTYVILMGAFFLLIGLEPVKQVLDINGGYSEAIVVMTAKILELFGINSTYNGTLINLPSITLDVAFGCNGLEAVMIYTVAVLTFPASWKDKIFGIVGGFLVIQVLNLIRIVALAYAGVYHRDLFELIHIYVAQGVMIAVALGTFVLYLSYLSHGQPTKAQPAT